In Persicimonas caeni, a single window of DNA contains:
- a CDS encoding RNA methyltransferase, whose protein sequence is MTEEKQDRDQQREQREARELLDNVVVVLWEPQDDINIGNTVRACKNFGVTDIRLVRPRKADPKRIAISAPKADDVISQIKRCDDLEEALEGCVYAIGTTARPRHHQRVFTEPRGAAHKAIEVAETGKVAYLFGREDSGLPNTAIDRCRSVVTIPTRPDYSSLNLGQAVLLNVWEVFRVASGIAVEAPGIELTRPESEHPPARLETMEHMFGLAEGVLDRVGFFKTPTNEHIMRTVRSVLLRAGLDQREQSLWFGIFREIQKSLDARQSDDS, encoded by the coding sequence ATGACTGAAGAAAAGCAAGACCGAGACCAACAACGAGAGCAACGGGAGGCCCGCGAGCTTCTCGACAACGTGGTCGTCGTGCTGTGGGAGCCGCAAGACGACATCAATATCGGCAACACGGTGCGCGCCTGTAAGAACTTCGGCGTGACCGACATCCGACTGGTTCGCCCGCGCAAAGCCGACCCGAAGCGTATCGCCATCAGCGCGCCGAAGGCCGACGACGTCATCTCGCAGATCAAGCGCTGCGACGACCTCGAGGAGGCGCTCGAGGGATGCGTGTACGCCATCGGCACCACCGCCAGGCCGCGCCACCACCAGCGCGTCTTCACCGAGCCGCGCGGAGCGGCGCACAAGGCCATCGAGGTGGCCGAGACCGGCAAGGTCGCCTACTTGTTCGGCCGCGAGGATTCGGGCCTGCCGAATACCGCCATCGATCGGTGCCGCTCGGTGGTCACCATCCCGACGCGTCCCGACTACAGCTCGCTGAACCTGGGACAGGCGGTGCTCTTGAATGTCTGGGAGGTGTTTCGCGTCGCCAGCGGAATCGCCGTCGAAGCGCCGGGCATCGAGTTGACTCGCCCCGAGAGTGAACATCCGCCGGCGCGACTCGAGACGATGGAGCATATGTTCGGCCTCGCCGAAGGCGTGCTCGACCGGGTCGGCTTCTTCAAGACGCCCACCAATGAACACATCATGCGCACGGTGCGCAGCGTGCTGCTGCGCGCCGGTCTCGACCAGCGCGAGCAATCGTTGTGGTTCGGGATTTTCCGCGAGATTCAGAAGTCGCTCGACGCCCGTCAGTCCGACGACTCGTAG
- the ftsZ gene encoding cell division protein FtsZ, whose product MLEFDDDQLPESAKIKVIGVGGGGGNAINTMITEGIDSVEFIAANTDLQALENNLAPVKVQLGGNLTKGLGAGADPEIGRNSALEDQGRIEEALHGADMVFVTAGMGGGTGTGAAPVIANIGREIGALTVGVVTKPFHFEGRRRRRQAELGIQNLASAVDTLITIPNQRLLAISGEDTTILEAFKKADEVLLHAVQGISDLITVRGLVNVDFADVRTIMNSKGLALMGTGRASGPDRALEAAEMAVSSPLLEDVSIEGATGILINITGGYDLTLKEINDAASFIESASDEDAHIIFGNVIEEDMRDEIQITVIATGFEQSRQKKESVANQAQSRNQGRSSRRTARQTRQEESQADQTQPDETQERQRRRHVTSGTFEAQDREQEDEDRRASFIRTPTGSVRPATGGLTPTEEEQMDVPTFLRKPKRRNDGSS is encoded by the coding sequence ATGCTCGAATTCGATGACGACCAGCTACCAGAGTCGGCCAAGATCAAAGTGATCGGCGTCGGCGGCGGTGGGGGTAACGCCATCAACACCATGATCACCGAGGGGATCGACAGCGTCGAGTTTATCGCCGCCAACACCGATCTCCAGGCGCTCGAAAACAACCTCGCTCCGGTCAAGGTCCAGCTGGGAGGCAACCTGACCAAGGGGCTTGGCGCGGGAGCCGATCCCGAGATCGGACGCAACTCCGCGCTCGAGGATCAGGGGCGCATCGAGGAAGCGCTCCACGGCGCAGACATGGTGTTTGTTACGGCGGGTATGGGCGGCGGAACCGGCACGGGCGCTGCGCCTGTGATCGCGAATATCGGTCGCGAGATCGGCGCGTTGACCGTCGGTGTGGTCACCAAACCCTTCCACTTCGAAGGGCGGCGGCGCCGCCGGCAGGCCGAGCTGGGCATCCAGAACCTGGCCTCGGCGGTCGACACCCTGATCACGATCCCCAACCAGCGTCTGCTGGCCATCTCCGGCGAGGACACCACCATCTTGGAGGCGTTCAAGAAGGCCGACGAGGTGTTGCTGCATGCCGTCCAAGGGATCAGCGATTTGATCACCGTGCGCGGCTTGGTCAACGTCGACTTCGCCGACGTGCGCACGATCATGAACAGCAAGGGCCTCGCGCTTATGGGCACCGGCCGCGCCAGCGGACCCGACCGCGCCCTGGAGGCCGCCGAGATGGCCGTCTCCTCGCCGCTTCTCGAAGACGTCTCCATCGAGGGCGCCACCGGTATTCTCATCAATATCACCGGCGGCTACGATCTGACCCTCAAAGAGATCAACGACGCGGCCAGCTTCATCGAGTCGGCTTCGGACGAAGACGCCCACATCATCTTCGGTAACGTCATCGAAGAGGATATGCGCGACGAGATCCAGATCACGGTCATCGCGACCGGGTTCGAGCAGAGTCGCCAGAAGAAGGAGTCGGTCGCCAACCAGGCCCAGAGCCGCAACCAGGGTCGAAGCAGCCGGCGCACCGCGCGACAGACGCGTCAAGAAGAGTCGCAGGCCGACCAGACGCAGCCCGACGAGACTCAGGAGCGGCAACGTCGCCGCCACGTCACCAGCGGGACGTTCGAAGCTCAGGACCGCGAGCAGGAAGACGAAGACCGCCGCGCCAGCTTCATCCGCACGCCGACCGGCAGCGTTCGTCCGGCGACCGGAGGCCTGACGCCGACCGAGGAAGAGCAAATGGACGTGCCTACCTTCCTTCGTAAGCCCAAGCGGCGAAACGACGGCTCGTCCTAA